Proteins from a genomic interval of Pseudomonadota bacterium:
- a CDS encoding DUF615 domain-containing protein has protein sequence MSRKHRPPADAADTPVPSKTALKKQMHELQALGEQLLDLPAARLASVPMPDALREAVMLARKMHKFGALNRQKQYIGKLMRRIDAQPIREALTAIAQEGLAEKHTHKLCENWRDRLLSEGDPALESFLEKYPGSDRQRLRQIIRKHQKSGSEIGLATERKKLYRFLHAALTAEKKSVSSRQD, from the coding sequence ATGAGCAGGAAGCACAGACCGCCGGCTGACGCTGCCGATACACCGGTACCTTCGAAAACGGCGCTAAAAAAGCAAATGCACGAACTGCAGGCCTTGGGTGAGCAGTTACTCGATTTACCCGCAGCCCGGTTGGCGTCCGTACCCATGCCGGATGCGTTGCGGGAAGCGGTCATGCTGGCCAGAAAAATGCACAAGTTCGGCGCACTCAACCGGCAAAAGCAATACATCGGCAAACTGATGCGGCGGATCGATGCGCAACCGATCCGCGAAGCTCTGACGGCAATAGCGCAGGAAGGGCTGGCAGAAAAGCATACCCACAAGCTTTGCGAAAATTGGCGCGACCGTTTACTGAGCGAGGGCGACCCGGCGCTGGAGAGTTTCCTGGAGAAATACCCGGGCAGCGACCGGCAACGACTGCGGCAAATCATCAGGAAGCATCAAAAATCCGGCAGCGAAATCGGCCTGGCCACCGAAAGAAAAAAACTCTATCGATTTCTGCATGCGGCTCTGACCGCAGAGAAAAAGTCCGTTTCGAGTAGGCAGGATTAA
- the tldD gene encoding metalloprotease TldD translates to MSEKALQIARERILEPSGLEDDHLIGLLARLSGPDIDYCDLYFQHSRHESWVLEDGIVKEGTQSIDQGVGVRAISGEKTGFAYSDEILLPALTQASDAARAIARSGGSGRVQAWQSSGKRQLYLPIDPIDSLEDKEKIAFLEAIDRTTRAIDHRVQQVIASISGLHEVVLVVGSDGTLSADVRPLVRLNISVILEQDGQREQGYGGIGGRYDYRQLFADGGPENLAQEVVRQASMNLEAKPAPAGTMTVVLGPGWPGVLLHEAIGHGLEGDFNRKGTSAFSGRIGERVANELCTVVDDGTLAGRRGSLNMDDEGTPTQRNILIENGVLVSYLQDKLNARLMGQKSTGNGRRESYAHIPLPRMTNTFMLPGPHEHEEIIASVEKGIYASNFAGGQVDITSGKFVFSANEAWLIEKGRKTTPIKGATLIGNGPDVLTRVSMVGNDLKLDGGVGVCGKDGQSIPVGVGQPTLRIDGLTVGGTG, encoded by the coding sequence ATGAGCGAAAAGGCATTACAAATAGCGCGCGAGCGAATCCTGGAACCGTCGGGCCTGGAAGACGATCACCTGATCGGTTTGCTGGCCAGGCTTAGTGGCCCCGACATCGATTACTGCGATTTGTATTTCCAGCATTCACGGCACGAATCCTGGGTACTGGAAGACGGAATCGTTAAAGAGGGCACGCAGAGTATCGACCAGGGTGTCGGCGTGCGTGCGATCAGCGGCGAAAAAACCGGGTTTGCCTATTCCGACGAAATCCTGTTGCCGGCGCTCACCCAGGCCTCCGATGCGGCAAGAGCGATCGCCAGGTCAGGCGGATCAGGGCGGGTTCAGGCATGGCAAAGCAGCGGCAAGCGGCAGCTCTACCTGCCGATCGACCCGATCGATTCGCTCGAGGACAAGGAGAAAATTGCCTTTCTGGAAGCGATAGACCGGACCACCAGGGCTATAGACCACAGGGTTCAGCAGGTTATTGCCAGTATTTCCGGTTTGCACGAAGTGGTGCTGGTTGTCGGCAGCGATGGCACCTTGAGCGCCGACGTCAGGCCGCTGGTGCGCCTGAATATCTCCGTTATCCTGGAACAGGACGGGCAAAGAGAGCAAGGCTATGGCGGGATTGGCGGTCGTTACGATTACCGGCAATTATTCGCTGATGGTGGGCCGGAGAACCTTGCGCAGGAGGTGGTCCGGCAGGCCAGCATGAATCTTGAGGCAAAACCCGCTCCCGCGGGCACCATGACTGTCGTGCTTGGTCCAGGCTGGCCGGGTGTCCTGTTGCATGAAGCGATAGGCCACGGGCTGGAAGGCGATTTCAACCGCAAGGGCACTTCCGCTTTTTCTGGCCGGATCGGCGAGCGGGTCGCCAACGAATTATGCACGGTTGTCGATGACGGCACTTTGGCCGGTCGCCGGGGCTCGCTGAACATGGATGACGAGGGCACGCCGACCCAGCGTAATATCCTTATTGAAAATGGCGTCCTGGTTTCTTATCTGCAGGACAAGCTCAACGCTCGGCTGATGGGTCAGAAATCGACCGGCAACGGCCGCCGTGAATCGTACGCCCACATTCCGTTGCCCAGAATGACCAATACTTTCATGTTGCCGGGCCCGCACGAGCATGAGGAAATCATCGCCTCGGTCGAAAAGGGTATTTATGCGTCAAATTTTGCCGGCGGCCAGGTGGATATCACGTCCGGAAAGTTTGTGTTCAGCGCGAACGAAGCCTGGTTGATCGAAAAAGGGCGCAAGACGACCCCGATCAAGGGAGCGACGCTAATTGGCAATGGCCCCGACGTGTTGACGCGCGTCAGCATGGTCGGCAACGACCTGAAACTCGATGGTGGGGTTGGAGTTTGTGGCAAAGACGGGCAATCGATCCCGGTTGGCGTCGGCCAGCCGACGCTGCGCATCGATGGTCTTACCGTCGGTGGCACCGGTTGA
- a CDS encoding carbon-nitrogen hydrolase family protein, with the protein MSKIALIQMRSGGKVAANLQDAAAYLAQAAAQGATLAILPENFALMANESQRREIAEAPGAGPLQDFLSEQARNNGIWLVAGTIPLLDNDYESADRPPAASCLVIDSKGNQVARYDKIHLFDVGIPGREEAYHESAHTHAGSKAVCVDTPVGRLGLAVCYDIRFPALFMRLMDQGMEVLALPAAFTAGTGEAHWEILLRARAIESLCYVAAAAHGGRHENGRETWGHSMLVDPWGAVNAEMDKEPGVLIAAINIDELKKIRQRFPVLTHGRLDNNYG; encoded by the coding sequence ATGAGCAAGATAGCGCTAATCCAGATGCGCAGTGGTGGGAAAGTTGCAGCTAACCTCCAGGATGCGGCGGCATACCTGGCGCAGGCGGCGGCACAGGGCGCCACGCTGGCGATATTGCCGGAAAACTTTGCGCTGATGGCAAATGAGTCGCAGCGGCGCGAAATCGCCGAAGCGCCTGGTGCCGGACCGTTACAGGATTTCCTGTCGGAGCAGGCAAGAAACAACGGCATCTGGCTGGTTGCCGGTACCATCCCGCTGCTCGACAACGACTACGAATCTGCGGATCGTCCGCCGGCAGCCAGTTGCCTGGTCATCGACTCCAAAGGCAACCAGGTAGCCCGTTACGACAAGATTCACCTTTTCGACGTGGGCATCCCCGGGCGAGAAGAGGCATACCACGAGTCCGCCCATACCCACGCCGGCAGCAAGGCTGTTTGCGTGGATACGCCGGTTGGCCGGCTCGGTCTGGCAGTCTGCTATGATATTCGTTTCCCGGCGCTGTTCATGCGGCTGATGGATCAGGGTATGGAAGTCCTGGCCCTGCCGGCCGCTTTTACCGCGGGAACCGGGGAGGCGCACTGGGAAATACTGCTGCGGGCACGTGCGATCGAGAGCCTGTGTTATGTTGCTGCGGCTGCGCATGGCGGTCGCCATGAAAACGGACGAGAGACCTGGGGGCACAGCATGCTGGTAGACCCCTGGGGTGCCGTTAACGCTGAGATGGACAAGGAACCCGGGGTCTTGATCGCGGCAATAAACATCGATGAGCTCAAAAAGATTCGGCAACGATTTCCGGTGCTGACCCACGGACGACTGGATAATAATTACGGATGA
- a CDS encoding Mur ligase: MELLDSRRLTGPGLVWDRPAAVVDVRLSSDEADTLIQAWQEKVREIMGRLGLENESIKVRRFSDGASLAISAPVDALYTATEINDWAWAAVTGKTADDEVPETLTQAEQRLAKTLAAERNPQLIALAAEAEKRGLQWLSDDEELTLGLGVNGQSWPVDRLPEIPAVDWSRLGEIPLALVTGTNGKTTSVRFLTRMARAAGQTVGVSSTDWIAVDDDILDRGDWSGPGGARKVLRDRRVSMAILETARGGLLRRGLGVAHADAALITNIAEDHLGEFGVMDLDELANVKWIVTSVLGNNGTAVLNAEDEKLVKRGLAARFRVSWFSLDPELPLIREAVRLKQTVVVLRKRQLVLIENGQEIPILEAGEIPLTMDGAARHNIANALGAIGLASALGLPREAIAEGLRKTGPEDNPGRCNLFAIDGADVLVDFAHNPHGIAAIFELARVRPAKRRLLLIGQAGDRSDEAIRELAASAWSIGLDKVIIKEMPQYARGRPPGEVAGLIKNALLACGADDDQLDYFSTEPEAVSAALEWSQPGDLLILLIHEQIEDVLAMLNDAKNRATRSA, encoded by the coding sequence ATGGAGCTATTGGACTCGCGCCGCCTGACGGGACCGGGGCTGGTCTGGGACCGGCCCGCCGCGGTAGTGGATGTGCGCCTGAGTTCGGACGAGGCGGATACCCTGATCCAGGCATGGCAGGAAAAGGTGCGGGAAATCATGGGCCGGCTTGGTCTGGAAAATGAATCGATCAAGGTCCGCCGTTTCTCCGATGGCGCCAGCCTCGCGATCAGCGCCCCGGTCGACGCGCTGTACACGGCAACCGAAATCAACGACTGGGCCTGGGCCGCAGTCACCGGAAAAACCGCCGATGACGAAGTCCCGGAGACTCTGACCCAGGCGGAACAGCGCCTGGCAAAGACGCTGGCCGCGGAAAGAAATCCGCAGCTGATCGCGCTCGCTGCAGAGGCCGAAAAACGCGGGCTGCAGTGGCTGAGCGACGATGAAGAACTAACGCTCGGTCTCGGCGTCAACGGGCAAAGCTGGCCGGTCGATCGGTTACCGGAAATACCGGCTGTGGACTGGAGCCGCCTCGGGGAAATTCCGCTGGCCCTGGTCACCGGCACCAACGGCAAGACCACTTCGGTCCGTTTCCTGACCCGCATGGCGCGCGCCGCCGGGCAGACTGTCGGCGTCAGTTCGACCGACTGGATTGCGGTCGACGACGATATCCTGGATCGCGGCGACTGGTCCGGACCTGGCGGCGCCAGGAAAGTGCTGCGCGATCGGCGGGTCAGCATGGCGATCCTGGAAACCGCCCGCGGTGGGCTGTTGCGGCGCGGCCTGGGTGTCGCCCACGCAGATGCCGCACTGATTACGAATATCGCCGAAGACCATCTGGGTGAATTCGGCGTCATGGACCTCGACGAACTGGCTAACGTCAAGTGGATCGTCACCAGCGTACTGGGCAATAACGGTACCGCGGTGCTAAACGCCGAAGACGAAAAACTGGTAAAACGCGGTCTGGCCGCCCGCTTCCGGGTAAGCTGGTTCAGCCTGGATCCTGAGCTGCCCCTGATCCGCGAGGCAGTGAGGCTAAAGCAAACCGTGGTCGTACTCAGGAAACGGCAGCTGGTCCTGATCGAAAACGGCCAGGAAATACCGATCCTCGAAGCCGGTGAAATTCCATTGACGATGGATGGCGCCGCTCGCCACAACATCGCAAACGCCCTGGGGGCCATCGGCCTCGCCAGTGCGTTGGGTCTGCCGCGCGAAGCCATCGCCGAAGGGCTGCGCAAAACCGGGCCCGAGGATAACCCGGGTCGTTGCAACCTGTTTGCCATTGACGGCGCGGATGTGCTGGTGGATTTTGCGCACAACCCGCATGGCATCGCCGCGATTTTCGAGCTGGCCCGGGTGCGACCGGCGAAACGCCGGTTGCTGCTGATCGGGCAGGCGGGCGACCGCAGCGATGAGGCAATCCGTGAACTGGCGGCGAGCGCGTGGAGCATCGGGCTGGACAAGGTCATCATCAAGGAAATGCCGCAATACGCGAGGGGAAGACCACCCGGTGAGGTCGCCGGCCTGATCAAGAATGCGCTGCTGGCATGCGGCGCGGACGACGACCAGCTTGATTATTTTTCAACCGAGCCTGAAGCGGTCAGCGCCGCGCTGGAATGGTCGCAACCTGGCGACCTGTTGATACTTTTAATCCACGAGCAGATAGAGGATGTCCTGGCCATGCTGAATGACGCGAAGAACCGGGCAACGCGATCGGCATGA
- a CDS encoding AAA family ATPase produces MYLRHFKLNEQPFEPSPDPDFLYLSNFHERARSYMESVWDFPNGIVSMTGEIGAGKTTLINAFIDRLDDEVCLANMNQTQLSPVQFLQLLLAQFGFKPFRKRKAQLLDMLAHFLSEKAAAGKKTLIIIDEAQNLSKNVLKDIGRMFVDEQRKFAALRIILSGHSHLNDTMDAAGIQGLVRLRLDLGSLNKQETCAYVLHRLAVAGAAGTELFTKAALAGVYRYSGGIPRLINTLCDTAMIGAGSQDQETVNEDAIEAAARELKWQEATAETNEHAVMVPLLNLPDAKRFGILSIAYKGRTTNEFPLSMGKLLIGRATSNDLQIDSKFVSGHHAQIITGADGKSLIEDLNSTNGLFIGKRKIRRYKLASGDIIGLGQHTITYYKERRETRRRKD; encoded by the coding sequence ATGTATCTGCGACACTTCAAGCTGAATGAACAGCCATTCGAACCCAGTCCCGACCCCGATTTTCTCTATCTGAGCAATTTTCATGAGCGGGCCAGATCGTACATGGAATCGGTCTGGGATTTCCCCAATGGCATCGTTTCCATGACCGGCGAGATCGGCGCCGGGAAAACCACGCTGATCAATGCTTTTATCGACCGCCTCGATGATGAAGTTTGCCTGGCAAATATGAATCAGACCCAGTTGTCGCCGGTTCAGTTTCTGCAACTCCTTCTTGCCCAGTTTGGGTTCAAGCCATTCAGGAAAAGAAAAGCCCAGTTGCTCGACATGCTCGCGCACTTCCTGTCCGAAAAAGCCGCGGCTGGGAAGAAAACACTGATCATCATCGATGAAGCCCAAAACCTGTCCAAGAATGTACTCAAAGACATCGGCCGCATGTTCGTAGACGAGCAAAGAAAATTCGCGGCATTGCGCATCATTCTCAGCGGTCACTCGCATCTCAACGACACGATGGATGCGGCCGGTATCCAGGGGCTGGTTCGCTTGCGCCTCGATCTCGGCTCGCTGAATAAGCAGGAAACCTGCGCCTATGTCTTGCATCGTCTCGCTGTCGCCGGCGCCGCAGGCACGGAATTATTCACCAAAGCGGCGTTGGCTGGCGTGTACCGATACAGCGGCGGCATCCCGCGGCTTATCAATACGCTGTGCGACACCGCGATGATCGGTGCCGGGTCGCAGGATCAGGAGACGGTGAACGAAGATGCAATCGAGGCAGCAGCCAGGGAGTTGAAATGGCAGGAAGCGACCGCGGAGACCAATGAGCATGCGGTCATGGTTCCGCTGCTGAACCTTCCCGATGCAAAGCGGTTTGGCATTCTTTCGATCGCGTACAAGGGCCGGACCACCAACGAATTTCCGCTGTCTATGGGCAAGCTGCTGATCGGTCGCGCCACCAGTAACGATTTACAGATCGACAGCAAGTTCGTCTCCGGTCATCACGCGCAGATCATTACCGGTGCGGATGGCAAGTCGCTGATCGAGGATCTCAACAGCACCAACGGGCTGTTTATCGGCAAGCGCAAAATCAGGCGGTACAAGCTGGCCTCCGGGGACATTATCGGCCTCGGCCAGCACACGATCACTTATTATAAAGAGCGCCGGGAAACGCGCCGGAGAAAAGACTAG